One stretch of Rosistilla oblonga DNA includes these proteins:
- the glgB gene encoding 1,4-alpha-glucan branching protein GlgB, with amino-acid sequence MHTQVPLDGIGRLVAGRHENPAELLGPHPVEYQGRKAIAVRAFVPDSTQVWLVDQPEDAPRPMRRLHPAGFYEAICPVDNEALSSNYRLKVARNSGEVTIMPDPYAVEPLLQELDRYLLGEGRHYELYKRLGAQIRTVGDTSGVNFSVWAPNAKTVQVVGDFNEWDGAQHAMKVHPNLGVWELFIPGVKAGDIYKYRILQQDGHWNDKSDPLGFAAELPPRTASVVTELDTHTWQDDAWMETRRESNQLEKPFNIYEVHLGSWQQGGEQEHGWLNYRELAHRLVAYCQEMNFTHLELMPISEHPYTGSWGYQTVGYFAATSRYGTPEDFMYFVDYCHQNGIGVILDWVPAHYPKDGHGLANFDGSALYEHADPRQGEHPDWGTKIFNYGRNEVRNFLISNALFWLDKYHIDGLRVDAVASMLYLDYSREDGEWIPNEHGGRENIAAIDFLREFNVVVHEKYPGAVTIAEESTAWGGVSRPTYEGGLGFTFKWNMGWMNDTLDYFHNDPIHRSHHHDALTFSLIYAFTENFTLPLSHDEVVHGKGALLAQMPGDLWQKFANLRLLYSYMWTHPGKKLLFMGGEFGQWNEWNEDDPIQWELLDFDTHRGIQNLVRDLNQLVVENPALHHDDFTAAGFEWVDCMNAQDSVLAYVRKADGFGPALMVCANFTPVVRKGYHVGVTQSGRWTEIFNSDAEIYGGSNIVNPGMTQSLGIPHHGRTDSIKIDLPPLGIVVLKHES; translated from the coding sequence ATGCACACTCAGGTCCCGCTCGATGGAATCGGACGCCTGGTCGCAGGACGCCACGAGAATCCCGCTGAACTGCTCGGCCCCCATCCGGTAGAATACCAGGGGCGCAAAGCGATCGCCGTTCGTGCGTTTGTCCCCGACAGCACCCAGGTCTGGCTGGTCGATCAGCCCGAAGACGCCCCGCGGCCGATGCGTCGCCTGCATCCGGCCGGTTTTTACGAAGCGATTTGCCCCGTCGACAACGAAGCTCTTTCCTCGAACTACCGCTTGAAAGTCGCCCGCAACTCGGGCGAAGTCACCATCATGCCCGATCCCTACGCCGTTGAACCGTTGTTGCAAGAACTCGACCGTTACCTCTTGGGCGAAGGTCGACACTACGAACTGTACAAGCGATTGGGCGCTCAGATCCGCACCGTTGGCGATACCAGCGGCGTCAACTTCAGCGTTTGGGCCCCCAACGCCAAGACGGTCCAAGTGGTCGGCGATTTCAACGAGTGGGACGGCGCGCAACACGCGATGAAGGTCCACCCCAACCTGGGCGTCTGGGAATTGTTTATTCCCGGCGTCAAAGCGGGCGACATCTATAAGTACCGCATCCTGCAGCAGGACGGCCACTGGAACGACAAGAGCGATCCGTTGGGCTTTGCCGCTGAATTGCCACCGCGTACCGCTTCGGTCGTGACCGAACTGGACACCCACACCTGGCAAGACGACGCTTGGATGGAGACGCGGCGGGAATCGAACCAGCTGGAAAAGCCGTTTAACATCTACGAGGTGCACCTGGGCAGCTGGCAGCAGGGTGGCGAGCAAGAGCACGGTTGGTTGAACTACCGCGAACTCGCCCATCGGCTTGTCGCGTATTGCCAAGAGATGAACTTCACTCACCTGGAACTGATGCCGATCAGCGAGCATCCGTATACGGGCAGCTGGGGTTATCAAACGGTCGGCTACTTTGCCGCGACCAGCCGATACGGCACTCCCGAAGATTTTATGTACTTCGTCGACTATTGCCACCAAAACGGGATCGGTGTGATCTTGGATTGGGTTCCCGCTCACTATCCCAAAGATGGACACGGGCTGGCCAACTTCGATGGCTCGGCGCTTTACGAACACGCCGATCCGCGGCAGGGTGAACATCCCGACTGGGGCACCAAGATCTTTAATTATGGACGCAACGAGGTCCGCAATTTCCTGATCTCCAACGCGCTCTTCTGGCTCGATAAATATCACATCGACGGGCTCCGCGTCGACGCGGTCGCATCGATGCTGTACCTCGATTACAGCCGCGAGGATGGCGAGTGGATTCCCAACGAGCACGGCGGACGCGAGAACATCGCAGCGATCGACTTCCTGCGTGAGTTTAATGTTGTCGTCCACGAGAAGTACCCCGGCGCGGTCACGATCGCCGAGGAATCGACGGCGTGGGGAGGCGTTTCGCGGCCGACTTATGAAGGTGGCCTCGGGTTCACGTTTAAGTGGAACATGGGGTGGATGAACGATACCCTCGACTACTTCCACAACGATCCGATTCACCGCAGCCATCACCACGACGCGCTGACGTTCAGCCTGATCTATGCGTTCACCGAAAACTTCACCCTGCCGCTGTCGCACGACGAAGTCGTCCACGGTAAAGGGGCGTTGTTGGCGCAGATGCCGGGCGACCTTTGGCAGAAGTTCGCCAACTTGCGACTGCTGTATTCGTACATGTGGACCCACCCCGGCAAGAAGCTGTTGTTCATGGGGGGTGAATTCGGCCAGTGGAACGAGTGGAACGAAGACGATCCGATCCAGTGGGAACTGTTGGATTTCGACACGCACCGCGGGATCCAGAACTTGGTCCGCGACCTGAACCAATTGGTCGTCGAAAACCCTGCGTTGCATCACGACGATTTCACCGCCGCCGGCTTCGAATGGGTCGACTGCATGAACGCCCAGGACAGCGTGTTGGCTTACGTCCGCAAAGCCGATGGGTTTGGCCCGGCGTTGATGGTGTGTGCCAACTTCACACCCGTCGTCCGCAAGGGCTACCACGTCGGCGTGACGCAGAGCGGTCGTTGGACGGAGATCTTCAACTCCGACGCCGAGATCTACGGCGGTAGCAACATCGTCAATCCAGGTATGACTCAGTCGTTGGGCATTCCGCACCACGGCCGAACCGATTCGATCAAGATCGATCTTCCGCCACTGGGAATCGTCGTCCTGAAGCACGAAAGCTGA
- a CDS encoding multiheme c-type cytochrome: MSETNKSTDKRTPLAARIAVVAIALLVAAASLTSSRDPVPGDAVLTLNGWADETSCRECHFEADSYPETGHAQTLRPATDPRSIEILSSVNSDASAADDGLQIDIDPESGVFAVQQDQEISRRIRLDWCFGSGAHAHTWTSTVGDLLGNTDELEFRWTWFHQTNSFALTPGQPEQAGDSHYGAFGLFFDGAKAVGCFSCHTSYLPAENGSIDFHGMVAGINCQRCHGPQQAHVASGGEVIDSDWMATDRLDAVRRCGQCHRNADEQPPGEIRTDNPGIVRFQPVGLLQSPCFIKSEMSCTTCHDPHKSLAAQDSRGIWQCVQCHNPDSPTHTLCAADNRDDCLRCHMPKVATNPNIRFTDHWIRVRDDIEESK; this comes from the coding sequence ATGAGCGAGACAAACAAATCGACCGATAAACGCACGCCGCTGGCGGCTCGGATTGCAGTAGTGGCGATTGCCCTGCTGGTCGCAGCGGCCAGCTTGACGTCGTCGCGCGATCCCGTCCCCGGCGACGCGGTTCTAACGTTGAACGGCTGGGCGGATGAAACATCCTGCCGCGAGTGTCATTTCGAAGCCGATAGCTATCCCGAGACCGGGCACGCTCAGACGCTGCGACCGGCAACCGATCCAAGGTCGATCGAGATCCTAAGCTCCGTCAATTCCGATGCCTCGGCGGCGGATGACGGTTTGCAGATCGATATCGATCCGGAGTCGGGAGTCTTTGCGGTTCAGCAGGACCAGGAAATCTCGCGTCGGATCCGGCTCGATTGGTGTTTTGGTTCGGGAGCTCACGCACACACCTGGACGTCGACCGTCGGCGACCTGTTGGGGAACACCGACGAATTGGAGTTCCGTTGGACGTGGTTCCACCAGACCAACAGCTTCGCCCTAACGCCGGGTCAGCCCGAACAGGCGGGCGATTCGCACTACGGCGCATTTGGGCTGTTCTTCGACGGCGCCAAAGCTGTCGGTTGTTTCTCCTGCCACACCAGCTATCTGCCCGCGGAAAACGGATCGATCGATTTCCACGGGATGGTCGCGGGCATCAATTGCCAACGCTGTCACGGACCGCAACAAGCCCACGTCGCTTCGGGTGGCGAAGTGATCGATTCGGACTGGATGGCTACCGATCGCCTCGACGCCGTGCGGCGGTGCGGACAATGTCATCGCAACGCCGACGAACAGCCACCGGGTGAGATCCGCACCGACAACCCTGGCATCGTTCGCTTTCAACCGGTCGGCCTGCTGCAGTCACCTTGCTTTATCAAATCGGAGATGAGCTGCACCACGTGCCACGACCCACACAAATCATTGGCAGCGCAGGATTCGCGAGGGATCTGGCAATGCGTGCAGTGTCACAACCCTGATTCACCGACACACACGCTTTGTGCGGCCGACAACCGAGACGATTGCTTGCGTTGCCACATGCCCAAAGTCGCGACCAATCCGAACATCCGCTTCACCGATCACTGGATCCGTGTGCGAGACGACATCGAGGAGTCCAAGTGA